The Gossypium hirsutum isolate 1008001.06 chromosome D07, Gossypium_hirsutum_v2.1, whole genome shotgun sequence genome includes the window AGGCAAATGTCATTGAGATGAGATTAGGACTCCAAGCCACGGTGTGATGTTGAATGTGGCTGACGTGACGAGACTAAAATAGTATGTCATGTTGCGATGATAAACTCCTTACATCGTAACGAGAAACTCCCTATGTCGCAACATCAACTTGAAGTTTCGTCAACATTACAATTTAGTTATAATTCGACCTCGAGTTAGcattagagctttcgtaagctcatataagacTCAAGAATGATTATACGTCGTATCATATACTTGTATTAATTGCATTTACgtgttaattgaatataatttaatTGCAGTTGCTTCGGCGACGAATGTAGCACCTTGTAGCTCAGACCTAATGATCGGGttgggtgtagggtgttacaaaaacataAAGCTTTGCAAGTTTATCAAATTTATTTGTCTAAGCAAGCTCAAAACTAAATTATTAGAATGTTCAAACCATTTTAGCAAAAGCCACTTGCTCAAACAACTTTTAAAATTCCTTTTGCAAAAATGATTTTTCAACAACAAAATTATTAAGCTTTGTATGCTCCTCTGAATATTTGTGGAAAAGTAACTCTCATTtagttgaaaagttaaaaattatctttgaaacaaaattaactttttattatttatttattttcattatttttatctaataattttttaccatatcataaaattatttgattttaaatttattttaaatactattgaaataaattttaaattacattttaatttaatacatatggTATGTTTAATGCTTATTGGTTTAATAAGTCCtcgaactttttaaaaaaaatcaatttagctCATCTGAACTTGTTTCAGCCAATTAGGCCCCTAAATTGACAATTTTAACCAATGAGACTTTTTGACCAATATTGACTACTAAAAACTAAAGTCAATGCTAATGTGGCTATTAACATATGGCCGATTTCTGGCTggcaatgaaaataaaaaataaaaaaatgttttataaataaGTACACTAATGAACCTAGACACTTAGTCGTCCAAGTGCATTCGAATCTGGACACCCATATGTTTAGATTCAttctaaaattataaacaaaacatgaaaaaatcatcaaaatcatcaaaattattaatatttctaaaaaaattattagaaattaattaataaccataaaatttataaaaataatttattaaaaaccataaaaaaatatttataaaataatagttAGGGTAAACTACTTTAGTAGTCacctatgttttttttcttttttggtcatccaattatgaaaagttacaaaatggtcacccaactatgttttctttttcttttttggtcactcaactatgaaaagttaaaatatggtcaaccaactatttaattttgtctttctTGGTCACCAACTGACTAacgtaaaaatgttaaaactccaaaatagttgagtgacaaaaaaagaaaaaatcgaaTAGTTGAGTggccattttataacttttcatagttgggagaccagaaaagggaaaaaaaagcataatttagtgaccattttgtaacttttcatagttgggtgaccaaaaaagaaaaataatacatagttggatgactactaatgtagtttagcctaaaaattattagaaattaattagaaacataaaattttataaaaattaaattatttttataaaattttatgaaaattatttttctcattttgattaatttatttgacTAATATAATTTGCACAAATTGAAATTTGAGAAGcaaaagtataataaaaaaattattaatcttGATTTGATGATATAAGATGTTGATGttgatttataaattatttttttataaattttataaaattatatgatttttaaatttctaataatttttaaaaacttttaaaagattatgatttaatgattttttataaaaaaattatatttttataaatctaaAATGTATTTGGACTAATGGATGTCCAAATTCAAACGAACTTAGACAATCTTGTTTTTTCAAATTCATTGTGCACttattttaagaataattttaaaatattgcttttattattttttgtttttttttttgttgatattGCATCTGTTAACGGCCACGTTAGCATTGTCATTAGTTTCTAAATGTTAATGTTAGTCAAAGGGTCTTGTTGGTCAAAATTATCAATTCAAGAGCTCAATTAGGTGCAAAAAGCTTGGAggagcttaattgatttttttttaatttgagggCTTATTTTACCAATAaagctatatttaaattttaatttcagtataagggataaatctcaaaattatatataaactttaattcAATGTACAATTTGATATAGGAAGGTTGATATTGTGCAATTATACacattgaactttgattttaattcaattttatacatttaaagaaatgaatacatcAATTACTTTTATATTGGATAAGTATAATGATGTGAACATAATATATAAATgcaaattgatattatattgataatGATGCTAgatgtttatgaaaattgaaccaaattaaaatgtatgtataaaattgcataaaatcaaaattcatatataacattacaaattgaaacaaatttcatggaTAGTTTTAGGTTTTATCCCTCAATTTAATCCTagataacaaaataaatactttattttatttaaagtaaataaattaattttattaaaaataaataggataaataatgaaataaatatattaatttattttatttaaagtaaataaattgacttttttttaataataaatacaactgaaaaaatttaaaattaatcaaatttgtattttatttaataggAACAATTTCGAAATTTACTATCCCATTCCAAGTAAAATCGTCAATGTAACTTTCTCGATATATCCCCATTCTTTCAAGAATAGAAATcattcaaaatgaaaatgaaccaGATGAACTTACTCCCGACCTTGCCGTACGAAATCCTCCTTGGTATTTATTCCTTATAACCCTCTAATCATAGGCAAGAAGGCTGTTGATTACCCATCACAATCATGCATTTTGTTGTAAAATACAAAATATCAAACAATACTTTATATGACACATTGTCAAAGAATTGTTACCCAAAACAAAATACATCCTTGACCAACGTTTGAGCTTTGGCTTTCGGCTTCGAGTTTGAGTTCTTATGATTACACAATTAGTCTAGCGCCGACGGTGCTACAGGTTACTTTTTGTCCCTTGCTTAAGCTGTTCTTCAAACAGACAAAGGTAATGAAGCTAAATAGAGGCAAGCAAGATTTTAGTTAGAGCCAAACTCCTGATTCCATTGTTCAAGTTCTTCCCACTTGCTTTTGTTTAAACTGGGCCTGATAACAGACATTGCCTTCTGAAAGTCTTCATATCTTAGAGGTCTCACCTGGAATAAGAAATATTGGTTAGCTTTAACTTTAAAATACCAATCATTTGTTATCAGTCTGTAAGGACAGCTTTAAGCTGTCTACGTTGATGAGTAAAGCAGATGATTCAAAATCTACACCTACGTGATTTGACAAATATTTGAATCTAAATCCCAGGTTAGTTCAAGTTTGGGATAAGCTAAATACAGCCTCCTCACATCATCATAATTTGCCAAAAACAAATTTCAGTATCTCATTGGACCAGCCCTTCATCCAACATCTCCTTGATGGAAAAGTTGGTGCCTAGGATCATTCTACCAAATAAACGGGCTCATAATAGAAGAGCAGGCTTTAGACATTAACTGGTCACGATACGAGTGAGGATGTGGGACCTTCTATATGTATTAATTAACCCAAAATACAAGTTCTTTTACCAGATTAAGCCTCTCCAACATTTCagtttttgaaaataaatgatTCCCACAAACCATTAAATCCACAATAAAACTACAAAATCTAACTTGAAAGCTGTTGCAAGATCTacaaatctgatttttttctTGTGCATACAATCAGTAAAAAGCTAATTTCTTGCTGGACTACCTGATTTGCCTTCACAGTAAGTATATTTGAACCAAGCTCTCTAATTGGCATCATAGCCGCTTCTTCACATAATGCTTGCAGATCACTTCCAGAATACCCTATTCACAAAAAGAAGCGAAAGATAAGTTCTGACATTAAATCAAATACTACTGTTTTCAAGCACTGCTGCAGGGCTGGCTAAGTGCACTGTTAGTACATTGGCTGCAACATAGCAACCATTACTTAGACCAAGCTGAAGAAGGAAGTAAAATTCCTACATATTGGCCACAGTCCCGTTCCCAATCAAGTAAGTCATAAAAACAAACCACTTCCATCCAGAAGCACTTTGCTCCAAAGAATAGCATGGAGAATTATCTTACCTTCCGTCTCCCTCACAAGTTGTTCTAGGTCCCGACCTATCACAGATGATGGAAATTGAATTGTCATGTAAGGACCACAGTTGAGTAGTTAAAAGGGACAGATGATCACTTCAGTTaaatacatataaacatatatttatgAGCTCAAAGAAATAACAGGCATGAATTCATACAAATTACAGAACAAGAGCATCTCTTACCAGGTAGGGAAAATTCTTGACCCTTGAGTTTGTGTTTTAGAAGCAGTCTTCTAACATTTTCATCTGGAAGAGGTACATATATCCTCTTAACCTGATCCAATTCACAATAACATTATGAggcaatcaaaattcaaaaagctATGTTTTATTAGGGATCATAGCAGATATCTATCTTTTGAGTAGCGGGGAAATCAAATTGCATCAATTTCATACTGACCAATCTTCTAAGAACAGCATCATCCAATTCCTGAGGCTTATTAGTGGCACCTGCATTAACATTTGAACAAGCAAATAAGGAAACACATATGTAATCAAGGAAGATTCCGATAACACAAATAAAAAGCAGGATTATCATCACATGAACGGTATGGATAACAAAGTTTATTGCACAAAATCCAACCATTTTCTGCAATAATTTTGATCTAATTGCCAAAAAGCAAATAACTGAATACACTACCAATGACAATTACTAAATCATTAGGATTGGATGTCACTCCATCAAACTGGATTAAAAACTCTGACTTCAACCGTCTACTAGCATCATTTTCATTTGCCAACCTGGTAGACATGACACTATCAATCTGTAAACAACAGAAAAAAAGATGCAATAAAATGTCAACAATGAGTAGGTATACATAATATTTAACCAGCTATCATCAATTATAATTATGAAGTCAACCAAGATAAATAGAAAATAGGGGAATGGTAGTATGAGAATGGAGAGAGTATTGATGCGAAGGTTGTTGATTGGCTTACATAAAATGTAGTTGCatgtaacataaataaaatttcacttcCCTTGACATCAAAATAGGTATAGGAAATTAGAATGTATAGGAAATACAGAAACCAAAAAATGGTCAGAAGCAACATCGTATCTACCACAGacaataattgttttatttatttattttaaatatgctcTAGAGCCAATCAGATTGGACATGGAAATACTGCCAATAATGCACACCAATCAATTCTACAATTGCATAATCACATTAAAAATTTACAGATATGATCCCCAAGGATTTGGTCATCTCTTTGatatattatgttttactttccATCGTGTTCATATTTAAACCCTTTTTTTCTTGGAGCATGACAtcaaatccatcaattcatctttAGTTCAGCATACCATATACCAGATATGCTGAAAGCTCAGCTTGAGCTGGAgattatggatgtttattaccaGGAAAAtgctaaaaaacaaaaatattcaagacaCCAGCAATAAATCAAACCTAGTAGAATTAAAATGCTAATCACTTAATCTTAAACCAAGTTTCTCTTAGCATTGCCCAGTTTTGAGAGGCAGTAACAGAAACACATGAAACAACAAATCGACAACAAGTGCAATCTTGAAGCAGTTCCAAAACAAGATAATAGCAAATAGTTTTAAGGGATATATAGATCCAATGAGTGATGGGAGAGAATGACATActtcatccatgaaaataacagATGGCTGTTTGGATATAGCAACCATGAAGAGAGTCCGAACAAGCTTTTCACCCTCTCCTACCTGATTGGTTATTAAAGATCATAACCAAGAGCATCACATGGATGAGGAAAGAAATTTTAAGAACATATCTAACACCATTTAAATACTTCCTTTTTTTAAAGCAAGAAAAGGATATAATAGCAGGGACAGAGACAGACCCATTTTGATGTTAGAGAGGATGCAGAAACATTGAAGAATGTTGCCTGTGATTCAGATGCAACTGCTTTGGCAAGCATGGTCTTCCCATTACCAGGTGGACCAAAAAGAAGCAGACCTAGAAACCAAAATGCAGCAGTAATGTTCATTAAAACAATTCCTCAAGCATGGAAAACTTATCTTCATGAATATGGTCTAGTAAGATTCAACCTCTAGCTGGCCTTCTAAGTCCAGTGAACAAGTCCCGCCTTCTAGTTGGCAGAATAACCATTTCCATCAGTGCTTGCTTAGCCTTTTCTAGGCCAGCTGCAAACAACGAGGAGAAGTAAGTTCATAACTTCAatgcaagaaagaaagaaaaaaggcaAGCATTAGAAAGCAAAACCAACAAGGTGAAAAACATATGCAGTATCTTACCAACATCATCCCATTTAACAGCAGGGCTTCTATCAACTATTGCTGTATTGATCATTTCAACCAACTTCGACTCATAACCATTAGCAGATTCTTGAGCAGATTTCGAACTCCCAACTTTATCAGCCTGATTTCTCACCACCGGGTTACGAGGAGACTTTTGTAACACATCTCTCCTAGAATTTGATGCTCTTGGTGAAACTGCAGCAGTTTGTGCATGAGTTAAGGCGTTCTgcaaatatgtataatattatataaaaaaaatgggaAAACTGTAAGACAATAATCAATCACAGTAACTAACAACCGCATAAATATACAAGTAAAAATGAAGAATAACAAGTTGGATTAACGCAGTTGCCATCTAATAAACATGGTTAAGTTTACATTTAACTAACATAAGACTGAGAAAGCCATACCTTATTAGCGGATGTGCTACCTAAAGAAgataggaaaataaaaataataaatgaaatgagTATAAGTATTTCAATTATTGTAAAATCACTTAACATGATAAATATTCAGAACACTATTAACAACCTGATCGGCGACTTAAAACCTGTAGTCTCTCAGATACTTGACCTTGCCATTTCGATATCTTTTGCCTATACGATTTCACCTTTTCTTGTTCACTATCACAAAATATGAGGAGTCAAAATTATAATCCATCAACACCGAATGATCAGGCAATTAGCAAAAGCAAAATGCAAAGATAATTGTTGAAATACCTAGAGCTGATATATGAAGGTGTGGGAGTGGAGCTAGCCTCGATCAGAATTCGCTGTGCATTTTTATAGTGAATCAGGGCGTCGTCTACTAAACCCCATTCTTCCGCTCGAACCGCTTTGTCGATCTCTCCTTTGGCCAAATCGAAGTATCCTTTGAGCTTATACGCGGTGCGTTCGTTTCCAGCTATTCCCTCCATGTTCTGACACGTGGACGAACTAGGCTTTTGCGTTGATTCATATGGCAT containing:
- the LOC107954582 gene encoding spastin yields the protein MSFIKDIIDSLSSIISTDSMPYESTQKPSSSTCQNMEGIAGNERTAYKLKGYFDLAKGEIDKAVRAEEWGLVDDALIHYKNAQRILIEASSTPTPSYISSSEQEKVKSYRQKISKWQGQVSERLQVLSRRSGSTSANKNALTHAQTAAVSPRASNSRRDVLQKSPRNPVVRNQADKVGSSKSAQESANGYESKLVEMINTAIVDRSPAVKWDDVAGLEKAKQALMEMVILPTRRRDLFTGLRRPARGLLLFGPPGNGKTMLAKAVASESQATFFNVSASSLTSKWVGEGEKLVRTLFMVAISKQPSVIFMDEIDSVMSTRLANENDASRRLKSEFLIQFDGVTSNPNDLVIVIGATNKPQELDDAVLRRLVKRIYVPLPDENVRRLLLKHKLKGQEFSLPGRDLEQLVRETEGYSGSDLQALCEEAAMMPIRELGSNILTVKANQVRPLRYEDFQKAMSVIRPSLNKSKWEELEQWNQEFGSN